AAGATGACGAAGCCCTTTGTATCCTCTGTGGGAGCGGAGGACAATAAACTTTGGCTCAGGACAGAAAAAAGGAGTTAGCAAATACAGGCACAAAGTGCAAGGCTGCACACATATTTTCACGCCAAACAATCGTTCTCAAACGTTTACAAATCAGTCAGTTTTACTCCATGAGAtaatttttgcatatatttgtCACTGCAAGGACAAAATAAAGTTTCAAACAGCCCAAATTTAGCAAATAAAGAAGAGAGACAAATACTGCCAACTTAAACAATGACACTTCATTTCTTGGGAGATGTTAACTACACAGAAGTTTGCCTCTTCGGCCTTTGCTCCCCTCCCCCCAGTTCTGCCAAGTTTTGAGCATATATGGGGTTTTGTGATAGATCATAAATTAACTATCAACCTGTTTTCCACTAACACTGTACCTAGCTAGTTCAGAATATATAACATGTAAGCCTGGAATTGAAAATAGTTCTTCCTCCTAGAATAAATAGGGGATGGCAGGGAAAGAGAAACtaaattctttcactttttttttttaatccaaaaggcACTTTCTTTAATCAATATGAACATTAATACATGCAAGTATGCATGCAATTTTGTTATTAGCAGTTGAAGACAGAGGACAGAGTCCAAAAGAACTTCTTAAAGCACTAATTACCTTTGCCACCCCAATAAAGAGAACATTTTCTCACCACAAATTTCTCCGCCAGTTTGTAATAAACAAAATCCAGACCCTGTGGATGCTGAGTCACAGATACAGTTCGCCCTCCACTCAGAACAGACTTTCCAGACAGCAGGTTATTGATCTTGTCAAATATCTCTCGCAGCTGAGAGCCTGCAAATATATAAGGAACGTATGGAGACAGAAGATTACGAAACAGCAGACAAGTCTTAACCAGATGACATCACAAAAACGACCTACACCCTGAAGGGCAAGGCACCTCCAACAGCATGTTTGCTACATCTGATTAAAGAAACTTAATCATGATGAAGCAAGATGCCTCTGAGGGAAGCAACAGACCTTCAAAACATAGCAAACACCGTGCTGCAAAGACCTGGACTGTATGCACACCAGCTTTCTGCTGTAGGGATAATTAGAGAAACACTGGATATGTCGTGTCCTACTAAAATCTTTACACCAAAAGACATTTCAGTTGGATTGGGTTCTTGGCATTTTCCTGACCTGCTATTCTAGAGATCTGGCTCACAGGGATCGTAGCTGCTTTCTGCAAGTCTGTTTTTATCTTCTTAACctgcagaacaaacaaacaaacacacaaactgtaaataaaaacaattctAACTTAGCAGCCTCTATTAACAGTCTACTCATGCAAACTATCACGGTAGTCTCCTTGTCtgtaaaggtttttattttttttttaaatgaaagctgttcCATTGCCCCTAGAAATCAAGACAGTCACTCTTCAGCAGTTTTAATCGTTTGTTCATACCTCATTGTTGTCTTTGCAGTTGCTGATTTCACTGAAAGAAGCAAtgcactgctcagcagcatctTGAAGCTGCTGGTACCACAGCATGGTACTTTCTTCTGCCTTAACTTGAAGtcctgatattaaaaaaataatagcagaagACTAAGACAGACCTAAAACTCTAGAAAAccctaagaattaaaaaaaaaataaatcacaaggcACTAACAACTGCATGAGcgcttttttccccaagatagAGGAGCAGGTTTTGCTCCAGTTAATACAGTCGATTTATGCTGCATCAGTTTCATTCCAAAAGTTTGCTGCCAGCCGTCCTATACCCATTTTGCTAGTTGTGCTAAAAGTAAAGGCTACAAGAAGGTGTGTCATTCCAACAATAAGATTCCAAAGTAGTATTCACCCTAACAGTAAAAGAGTGTgtaagaagggaaaggagggggaaaaaaacgcCCCCAAAAAAGCCATACCaaccttccttctgctgctttccacccGACTGCTGTGCAGGGGCAGGAGTCTGAGCCTTCACCTgctctttttttaataactctttctgcttctgtctctcttcctcttcatctctcctccttttttcttccacagcCGCAGCGATTTCTTGCTGCATGCTGGATATCAACCCTCGCATCTCCTGCAGTGCTCGTTCAGTATTGGCCACATCTACTTGAGTAGGGAAACCTCTCTGTCAAGAATCAGAGGGAGTAATATAGCATCAATCTTTTGTTCCACTATCTGTGGACCAATGGCAAGAGCAAGGAGCCTTTGAAGCATTAGCCTTCAGATAATCTGGGAGCCAGCTACACGTTTTATCCTCTTTTGTGAAAATATCTTTttaccctttctttgaacattaACATTGGTCATAACATTTGTAAATAATGTTAGTCCACGACTAGATCTCACAAAATCTTGGACAACAAAAATTAATAACGCACTTTGACAAGTGTACCCCAATGCAAAGCCTAGACAATTTCCTCTGCAGAAAGCCGCTGTGGCAAGCTAGAACAGAAAATTAGCCTTATTATagtgttttttcagtttttcaaggTTTGTATCCACCTttacatagagaaaaaaaaatttcaaggaaaCACAGTTACTGTAAAAAGGCTTACAAGTATAGGAGAATGTGTTTAGTATTAAACAATTTATGAACCACTCTGCTTCCACAGTTGTCTCAAAAAGGAACTTTAAAGCATCAAGAGtttacagtattttaatattGAATCTTTATCCTGTAGAAATCCTCATGCATTTTTATAAGCCATTTTCAAGAGAACAGCTAAAGTGCCATAGAAAAGAATTCTCCTTTTAAATGAGATGCTTTATAGGACGAGTATCTAAAAACATTTCTGTGACATCTTATTTAACGGCCTCATAACAAGCTGCCTTTAAAGACAACTACAGGAAGCTTTATGAAGGAATGACAGCCAAAGTCAAGAACAACCTCAGAGCCCCCACCTCACTCGTGGTGCGGATGAGTCCTGACACCAGCCCACAGATCTGGTTGCCACGATTACTGTATGCAGAAAGATCAATTCTTGGCAAGTCTTTTTGTCTATAATTGGGATCAATCTGCTGGTTAAGCTGCAGCACTTCCTCCTGGATGGAATAAAGGCGACGCAATCTTTCCTGGCCCTCTTCCTTACGCAAACGCTCCAGCTCTTCCTGacgctgcctctgctgctctgcctcacGCAGTTTTAGGTTTAATACCTgaagagaaaaagacacaaaatacttaaataactCCAGCTTTCCAGGTCCTTCCTGTTCCTACAACACATGTGATTTTACTGTATTTCCACAGCAATGCAGCAGGTGTCTAGAACAGCACCAGAAAATAGATTTTCACTCCAGGGGTGCCatgtaaatacaaataaatcaatCGGTCTTTCCAGTTTCCCACCGAGTAGTAAGAGTTATCTTTCATAAAAGACCATGACAAGTCTCAGACCTTTGCTCTGTGTCGGTGTTCTTCCTTCAACTTCTCTTGCTGCCCCTGAGCCTCCTTTGAGCTACAACAgacataaagacagaaaaattgtaTTCAAGACATGCACAAGACAGAATACAAACAAACACACaggaatttccttttaaaataagccaAGATAAAGGAGCTTTAACTGTCACAAATAGGGTGTTTTTCTAACAATTGAAACATCAACAGTAGCCAGAGATCTACTCCGAAAGACAAACACTAACAGGACAGATAATGTAAGAAAAGCAGCAGGTGAGATTTTCAAGCACAAGTGACTAGCATAGAATTGTCAGGCATATGAATTAATCTTCCCATTGATTAAATGCTATAATATTTTAAGGATACTAGAGCTAATCTCACCTCTTCTCCATTACTTCTTGCAAATCTTGGAATTCCTGATGTTGCTTTAACTCTTTCAGTTCATCAAAGCGCTTCAGTTGTTCACTTGCCAGGTCATACACTGCCCTCACCatctgctcttgctgctcctgcCGTTGCCTCAGCCCCTCCTGCAGATTGCAGAGGTGCCAGAAGCACCACAATATATCAGTCACCAGAATTTggacagaagaaaatacaaactcAGTTGCCCAAAGTGGGACAACATTTAGGATAACTTACTGTCCTGCTACTTTTACCAGAGCATTGCTACATCTGGTTATGTAGCTCTCCTCCGATTCACATACACCCTcaacttcttttgttttttaccttTCCTTTCAACCTGTGCATCTCTTCGTACATCCGAATGCAGCCTTCAACTTCTGTAACTTTAGATGGCAGAACTGCTGAAAAGACTTCCCGATCCCTTTCCAGCAGACTAAGATCTTCATTTCCCTGCGTGGTCAGCATATAAGCAAAATCAGTGACTGAATACAGTATCAGCAACTCATGGACGAAACCAGGTAAATCAAGTCTCCTAAACTGCACATTATTTGTAGAAAAACAGACAAAGGAGTCAACAAATGCACAAGTTTTTAGAGTAGTTATATACCCCAGTAGCATAGCCTCACCATTTTGAGTATCCTCCAGCACCTCTATAAGGTTGGGATAATTACTTCTCCCAATTACTAAAATTAGGAGCAGAGATACCAAGAGCCTATAGGACATTCAAGAAGGCTAACCGTCACCTAGAAAGGCTGGACAGAATACCCACATTATCTTAACACTTAACAGTGAAGATGTTACACTGGAAGAAGTCGAAACAGGTTTATACTTTGAATCATTCTTCAGGAGGAGTCTTCGGAGTCTCTCTTACAACTTTTATCAGATCT
The genomic region above belongs to Rissa tridactyla isolate bRisTri1 chromosome 14, bRisTri1.patW.cur.20221130, whole genome shotgun sequence and contains:
- the GLE1 gene encoding mRNA export factor GLE1 isoform X1, which codes for MQPRELRWETLAALRTSSKGRLSYCRHWLRDEKMFSLQDILEGCMSPLVLSRYSGWVLDRVVGQSAPETAPSRSSTPKESPLLTNQSPSLEKITSASCQGSSPLLSTEPSETKGNEDLSLLERDREVFSAVLPSKVTEVEGCIRMYEEMHRLKGKEGLRQRQEQQEQMVRAVYDLASEQLKRFDELKELKQHQEFQDLQEVMEKSSKEAQGQQEKLKEEHRHRAKVLNLKLREAEQQRQRQEELERLRKEEGQERLRRLYSIQEEVLQLNQQIDPNYRQKDLPRIDLSAYSNRGNQICGLVSGLIRTTSERGFPTQVDVANTERALQEMRGLISSMQQEIAAAVEEKRRRDEEEERQKQKELLKKEQVKAQTPAPAQQSGGKQQKEGLQVKAEESTMLWYQQLQDAAEQCIASFSEISNCKDNNEVKKIKTDLQKAATIPVSQISRIAGSQLREIFDKINNLLSGKSVLSGGRTVSVTQHPQGLDFVYYKLAEKFVNQGEEEVASHHDAAFPIAVVASGIWELHPRVGDLFLAHLHKKCPYSVPFYPALKEGTSMEEYQRMLGYQVKDSKVEEQDHFLKRMSGLIRLYAAIIQLRWPYGNKQGPHPHGLNYGWRWLAQMLNMEPLADVTATLLLDFLEVCGNALMKQYQVQFWKMMLLIREDYIPRIEAITTSGQMGSLMRFKQFLEKCLQQKEIPLPKGALQSSFWRS
- the GLE1 gene encoding mRNA export factor GLE1 isoform X2, yielding MQPRELRWETLAALRTSSKGRLSYCRHWLRDEDILEGCMSPLVLSRYSGWVLDRVVGQSAPETAPSRSSTPKESPLLTNQSPSLEKITSASCQGSSPLLSTEPSETKGNEDLSLLERDREVFSAVLPSKVTEVEGCIRMYEEMHRLKGKEGLRQRQEQQEQMVRAVYDLASEQLKRFDELKELKQHQEFQDLQEVMEKSSKEAQGQQEKLKEEHRHRAKVLNLKLREAEQQRQRQEELERLRKEEGQERLRRLYSIQEEVLQLNQQIDPNYRQKDLPRIDLSAYSNRGNQICGLVSGLIRTTSERGFPTQVDVANTERALQEMRGLISSMQQEIAAAVEEKRRRDEEEERQKQKELLKKEQVKAQTPAPAQQSGGKQQKEGLQVKAEESTMLWYQQLQDAAEQCIASFSEISNCKDNNEVKKIKTDLQKAATIPVSQISRIAGSQLREIFDKINNLLSGKSVLSGGRTVSVTQHPQGLDFVYYKLAEKFVNQGEEEVASHHDAAFPIAVVASGIWELHPRVGDLFLAHLHKKCPYSVPFYPALKEGTSMEEYQRMLGYQVKDSKVEEQDHFLKRMSGLIRLYAAIIQLRWPYGNKQGPHPHGLNYGWRWLAQMLNMEPLADVTATLLLDFLEVCGNALMKQYQVQFWKMMLLIREDYIPRIEAITTSGQMGSLMRFKQFLEKCLQQKEIPLPKGALQSSFWRS